The nucleotide sequence TCGTGTCGGTGTTGACGGAGACAACAAATCCGAAGGATTATCTTAACAAAATACGCATAAGAGACAAGGAGTTAGCAAAAGGGTATGGACAAATTGTCCATACCCTTTTGATCCAGACAGAGGGCGGAAAGCAAAGGGTGAACTGCGCCAACACTGAAGGCATCTTCCGCATCATCCAATCGATCCCTTCCCCAAAGGCCGAACCTTTCAAGCGGTGGCTGGCGAAGGTTGGCTACGAGCGGGTGCAGGAGATCGAAGACCCGGAACTGGCTACGAAAAGGACCAAGGCCCTTTATCGGGCCAAAGGGTATTCGGACGAATGGATCGAGAAGCGGATGCGAGGTATCGCCATTCGTGCCGAGCTTACCGACGAGTGGAAGAAGCGTGGCGTGGGAAGCGATCCAGAATACGCTATCCTCACGGCAGAGATCAGCAAGGCTGCCTTTGGAATGACTCCCAGTGAATATAAGGAATTCAAAGGGCTCAAGCGCGAGAACCTCCGTGACCATATGCACGATCTGGAACTTATCTTTTCCATGCTCGGGGAGGCGGCCACGACGGAAATCGCTCGTCGCCACGACTCGCAAGGGTTCGATGAGAATAAGACGGCTGCTCACAAAGGGGGCCGGATCGCCGGAGA is from Pseudomonadota bacterium and encodes:
- a CDS encoding phage antirepressor protein, with the protein product MQTHLAVFKGKKIRRTLHENEWWFVVEDIVSVLTETTNPKDYLNKIRIRDKELAKGYGQIVHTLLIQTEGGKQRVNCANTEGIFRIIQSIPSPKAEPFKRWLAKVGYERVQEIEDPELATKRTKALYRAKGYSDEWIEKRMRGIAIRAELTDEWKKRGVGSDPEYAILTAEISKAAFGMTPSEYKEFKGLKRENLRDHMHDLELIFSMLGEAATTEIARRHDSQGFDENKTAAHKGGRIAGDARTKLEQETGRRVSSRENYLLETEHTKRLKAKSTAIGLSKKGKT